The region CTCGTAGCATTGAATAGACATAAGATTATCAGGTAATTTTATTCAACCTCAAATGGAATCTTTATTGTCCTCAAGAGGTAGCTCAATTGGCTGGGAACCACGCCTTATGAAgtagaggtcactagttcgaatcacCTTTCCACCCTCTTGTgcggacatgtcaaaaaaaaaaaaggaaccttTACTATtcttccaaaataaaataaaaaatggaaccTCTACTAACATGAGAGAGGGGCAAAATTATAGCCAACTTTTCAGTTCCTCCAAATAAGCCTAaagctttattcttttttcttaagaACATAGTGCAGGAAGCCTGAATAAAAATATTGTACACAAGACTTCTTACTTGAGATTTACATGCCATCATCAGCCGATCAAAAGAAAGGCATCCCGATTTGCCTCCAACTTCCAATTACAAACACTAGGGCTcgtttgtgtgtttttcttttttcaaatatcCTTATTGTCAGATTACTTATGGGCTTACAGCACAACAATAATACAAACAAAAAGCTTTCGAACAGGTAAAATTCTGCAATTCTATATGTTTCCTTCTCTCAGTCCACCTTTTGTGCTAGAACCTCAGCAGAAGTCAAGACAAGTGCCATGAAGAGATTTCTGCTTCCCTTCTCATAGCCCTGCCCTTTCAAATGGAAGTGATTTTCTAACAGTAAACCAATAGAGATACATAGACTTCTTCccattcttctaaaaaatagcAGGAAATATAATGCTTAGCCTAATGCTTCAGCTGGTAGAACAAAGAAAGCTGTTACCTCATCAATTACCAACAAGCACAGTGCTTGTAACATGTGATGGCTCTAGGACTTGCTACCTCATGTTATACATAGCCATAATGCACAGATCCATAGGTTCACTACAATTCTCCATAATTAACACCAAACCTTATTAAGACAGTAAACATCTATCGGTATTTATCCCTTACCTATGTAAAATCTGTGGCCCCTATGATAGCAAGCAAACCAGTAATAACATACCGTAAAGTATTACAACGAGCATTCGAtggtcattattttattttagaatgcCCCATTTAATTCACAAAATGAATTTTACTTatttctttttgctttctctcaCATATGAGTCGAAGCAAACTGCAACATTATTGCAAGCATAAACCCAGGTTACTGGCTATTGTTTACAACTTTGCTTTGGTAAACAGTCTTGCTCTCAGCTCCTCAGCTACGGCGTCTATGAAGTCTTCGGTATTCAGATATTGAGACCTGGTAACCCTACATAAAACATGAAAGTTTTTATTAGGTATAAAAATTAAGTACAACAGCAGAACTTTTAAAACAATATCCTTTTGGCAGTACTTGGGCCCATGAATAAGAAGTGCAAGATCCTTGGTCATCTTTCCTGATTCGACTACTCCAACACAGGCTGCTTCCAGATTCTCAGTAAAACCCAGAAGTCTGGCGTTGCCATCCAACTTTGCCCTAATAACATTGATTAGCTCATTTCCTAGAAATCTAAACTTTCAAGGACAAAAATGTTATGCGAAATCATCTAGATTGAAGAAGGAATCATTCTTATACCTGTGTGCAAGACCTCGCGTCCAAGCAAAGATTGATGCTATGCTATTTGTGCTGGTTTCATATCCTTTCTGATGAACCCGGAAATGGCGGGTAACTGTCCCATGGGCCGCTTCAGCTTCGATAGTCTTTCCATCCGGGCACACCTAAAACACCAGTCCAACTTCCCATATATTCGAAGTGAAAAATGGaccaaaaaggaagaaaaaaaataaaataggcgaaaacaaaaatgagaacAGCAAGATGTACCAGTACTGAGGCCATCAGCCCAAGAGATCCAAATCCTGTACCAATGATAAGTGTTGTTCATCACAAACTAAACAGAAAattaaacaccttctctaaaaTACCCGTCCATTCAGTTCTCACAAAAGCAGAAAATTCACAAAGATCAGCAAGTAAATCACAGGTTTTTCATCATATTGATACAAACCCACCTTGGGCTAAGAAATCACTCTGCACATCCCCATCATAATTTTTGCATGCCCATACATAACCTCCTTCACTTTTAAGAGCATAAGCAACCATATCATCTATCAGACGGTGTTCATACCTACCAATTCAGTAATATAAGTTGATGAAAAAGTACTCAAACCGCATAAACCAATAAGCATGATGGGCTGGATATCTCACCATATCCCTGCAGCCTCAAACTTAGATTTCCATTGAGTTTCATAAACTTCCTGAAAAATGTCTTTGAAtcttcatgaaaatcatgtgataagaaaatcaaaatacaTAATCAGAAAGACATACACTAAATcttcacaagaaaaaaaaaagaagaaaaaagtatcATACAGGCTCTTTGACTAACCATGAAGCATTACATAAACATCCCATCtctctttctatctctctcACATGTAGGTACAAGAGGTTCTATAATTTAGTTTGTTAAGGTAAACACAATTGAGCAGaatgagaaaatgaaaagaagtctAACAAGGTAACAGCATACCTTCCATCATAATTCTTAAGGATGGTATTTTTCGTGCTAAGATAAAGTGGCCACTTTTTCTGGTAAGCATTGTTCATCGAAGCCTCAGCAAAAGCACGAATGGACTGTAttcaaagtaaaatatatatatatatatatatatatatatatatgatgatatCAGCATTAAAATTGCCAAACTCTTCTAACAAGTTAACTCCAAGTAAAGCACCAAGTATAAAAAGAAATGAGGGGAAAAAGAACAGCATTTGTGAAACTAAACCTCATCCGTGTTATACATGGACAAAGCTACACCTCCAGCACCAGTAAAGTTGAAAACCTCGAACTCTTTCTTCTCATAATGTCCATCGGGTACTGCAGACATTCCAATTGGCCCTTAATAGGATGATTCCACAAAAATTGACAGGAAAATAGGACTGAAAAACTAAGCTGGATTCAGCTTTGTGCATTAGTTTAACAAGTCTTTGTGAAAAGGAAAAGTAATTAGTATCGAAGAGCTGTCTAAGGATTTTACCAAAAACCAATTTAAGTTTTCCAGATCCTTTTATAACTGTATCAGTTGCTCGGTACTGATCACCAAAAGCATGTCTTCCAATACATATTGGCTTGGTCCAACCTGAAGCAAATACCAATTTAATCTAGGCCCTTCACatcattaagaaaagaaaactgaCATTTCAAGAAAACATTATAAACCTGGGACAAGACGGGGAATGTTCTTGCAGATAATAGGTTCTCTAAAAACAGTACCTGTGGGAAACAGAAAGCAGTGTGGCCGCTTgctttaaataaataatgtagaACAAATAACAGGAAACGAATAAAACCACTCAGGTAAGTTCATTGACCATTTAAAATGTTCCGAATTGTCCCATTTGGACTCTTCCACATTTGCTTCAAGTTAAACTCCTTGACACGATCTTCATCTACCGAAAACAAACCATTTTTACACATAAGCCAGTTAGTAGCCAAAAATTTCTTCTGTTAAAGTAAAACATGTGCACCATTCTGATTCAGGTCAAGAATGCATACCTGGAGTAATAGTTGCACACTTTATTGCTACATTATACCTACAAGGGCCaaataataggaaaaataacacgaggaaattaaatgacattgTTGGGTAGCAAAATTTATGAAACATATAAATAGTATAAGTAGCCTCCAAAGAATTTGACAACAGGACAAAGTTTTAACTACTGTACAAGCAAGCTattcaaacaataaaaacaGCGAAAAGCATTCATAACCTCTTCATTTGACACAATTTAACTAGCAATACACTGATTGTTCATAATGAAAAGGACCCACGattgaaaaaggaaagaaaaccaTATTCTGTAGGTGCAATTCTTGCAAAGTGTTCGCGCCCTATGGctctaaaaataaacaaaaaattatgctATGAATTCCAATCAAATATAAGAAAGCAATAATTATAACGATAACATTAAGAAACGAAGCTTAATGAGAGGAAAAGATACGAGGGTTTACTTAAGAGTAGCTTGAGCACTCTGAATTGTAACTTTATCATCAGTGGCATCACGATTAGGGAGGCCAAGATCAAAGTACTTGACATCCAACTCCACAAAGGGAAATATAAGCTGtggaaaatcaaaacaaaaaggctacagatattaaaaaaaaaaaaaaaaaaaaaaagaaagaaagaagaagaagaagaaaacgacATGACTGATGAGtgagaaaaggggaaaaaaagaccTTTTCTTTGATTGATTTCCAAATGACTCGAGTCATTTCATCTCCTGcataatacaaaaaataatgagAACATATTTGATTGATGAAGTAAGTAACACCCAGTTCGTAATTCAGTCAAAAGTGGAAACTACCATCCATTTCGACGATGGGGTTCGCCACCTTTATCTTCTGGAAcgccatttcttcttcttttccaatCTTCTCTCAAAGTCTCAAGCCTCGGCCAGCAACGCAAGGTCCACGCCGGTTTGGTTTTAGTTTCTGCAAACAAATTGAGATGCTACAAATCTAATACAGAATGTATTTAGTGCCATCCTCGTCCAATTTCTGTTATGATTTGCATAGTTAATGTATTTAATTAGTGggtaaatatttaataaatttatgagTCGGGGCGTCATTTAAAATCGATctctcactttttgaaaattaatattcGCTGCTTAACTTATTCGCAAATTTGAAATCAGCACTTCcgtgatttttcttttcattttcgcAACTTCGATTAGGGTGAGTCATCATTTGTCCATAACCGTTTCAAGCCTAACACGTGCGAAATTTCAGATGGGTGGCACTCCGAagcttattttttttgaaaatcgaGGATTAAATAGAGAAGATTCTGGAAAACGTAAGGACCTATCATTTTCATTCATCTAAAAACAAAGATTGTCTCTTCGTCTTCTTCGTTGTCTCTGTTGTCCCTAGCGTTGCTATGGAGAATCTCGTCGTAACCGTTCCGTTCTCGTTGCGAGTACCAAAAAGCTCATCGTCTCCGTCGTCCTTGTATTGAAGGTAATATCTCATTCATTCAcaatttttatgttgttttcccAATTTACGGTTTTGGATTATTTTGCCTAAAAATTAGGAAATGATATTGTTATCATCAATGTGGATatgattttatataattttgagTTTGGAATTTGTTATTGTGGGTTGTCGGCTACGATGCGGATACCTGTATGGATGTTACAAATTTTTGGATATGTGAGTCAGTTGATGTTGAGATGGCTTATAAAACGGATGGTGAGAACAATAAATTACGATTATGTGTTTGTCGTTATGGGtagttgagaataaattgaGCAGTTAACATGTGAGGCAGTGGGGTCATTATGATCCATAAGTATGTGTTTCAGAATAAAGTAAGCAGTAAACATAAACTACGACTATGTTTTTGACATTGTGATCCCTGAGTATTTTGTATTCATATAAGTTCTTACCACTTGATGTCCACTTTATGTTCCTGGTCCATGAGTTTTTTGTATTCAAATAATTTCTTACCACTTTGTCCACTTTATATTGCTGCATGTTAGTAACCGTTTGACAAACTTTTGAACATATGCAATGTATAGTAAACCTTGCATGTAAGCTTCTCTCATGTAAATCCTATATATTTGTCAACATCATATTTTGTCTTCTATTAgaattccaacaacaacaaaaattcaTTTACTCTCATTCATTCACAAATCACAACTCTATCTGCAGATATGTCAGTCGATGTAATCATTCACCATGGTGGAAGAGTGCAACACAGTCCTAGCTTTACGTATGTTGGGGGGCTAACAGATGAAGTCAAAGATTATGATGTTGATTACCTTTCGGTGTGGGAAATTGAGGACCTTGTTAGGGATCTTGGGTATGTGAATGACTTAAGATACTGGTATAAGTTGGATGACAATGATATGGAGAAATTAGGGAAGCCATTGACAAATGATGAGCAGGTAGTGGATTTTCTGAACATTGTAGAAGTTTATGAATTGAAAAGTGTTCACATATATGTCGAACATAGGGTTGATGTGCTAGAAAATTGTTGGGGAAGTACTCTTGTTGCCATCGTTAGAGGATGATGATGACAATGGCCATGAGAATGACCATGCTGATGGGGGTATTGAGGGAAATGTTGGACATGCTGAGGGGGATGTTGGACATGGGGATGCTGAGGGGGATGGTGGAGATGCGGATGATGCAGAAAATGTTGAGGTggatgttgatgttgatgagGCTGCTGCAACcaagccttaaaaaaaaaaggctgattcacgggaaaaaaaaaaaaaaaggaacaaaacctAAGGGTGCGAGGAAAAAAAGGGCTGATGTGAAGTCATGAGTcataaatattgtatatttggaccctttaatttgcatttgttaaactcttagttttgttattttctaatatttttggctagttttggtgttttaatgttttgtaggtcattaagagaaaaataatgtttttcatGTGTAATTGCAGAGAAGCAGGGAGAGGACGAAAGTCAGGCAGCACAAGTCGCTCGAGCGACTTTGATTCCGATCGAGCGGTTGGGTATTCAAAACGTTGGGTATTCATTGTATTTCGTTCAACaggtacatttgatgatttggtgaaaaattgggtatcttttgtgatttgtgcaaagaacggattcattgaatgattaaaacgatttttgaagcaaagtagaacaaacataagatttgtatggtaaGAACTTCaaatgtgtattgatgaacatgagaatataatGCTATGATTTGATGGGTGTGAATTCTTGAACCTTAGAACCtt is a window of Alnus glutinosa chromosome 4, dhAlnGlut1.1, whole genome shotgun sequence DNA encoding:
- the LOC133866898 gene encoding isocitrate dehydrogenase [NADP]-like isoform X1 translates to MAFQKIKVANPIVEMDGDEMTRVIWKSIKEKLIFPFVELDVKYFDLGLPNRDATDDKVTIQSAQATLKYNVAIKCATITPDEDRVKEFNLKQMWKSPNGTIRNILNGTVFREPIICKNIPRLVPGWTKPICIGRHAFGDQYRATDTVIKGSGKLKLVFVPDGHYEKKEFEVFNFTGAGGVALSMYNTDESIRAFAEASMNNAYQKKWPLYLSTKNTILKNYDGRFKDIFQEVYETQWKSKFEAAGIWYEHRLIDDMVAYALKSEGGYVWACKNYDGDVQSDFLAQGFGSLGLMASVLVCPDGKTIEAEAAHGTVTRHFRVHQKGYETSTNSIASIFAWTRGLAHRAKLDGNARLLGFTENLEAACVGVVESGKMTKDLALLIHGPKVTRSQYLNTEDFIDAVAEELRARLFTKAKL
- the LOC133866898 gene encoding isocitrate dehydrogenase [NADP]-like isoform X2, yielding MAFQKIKVANPIVEMDGDEMTRVIWKSIKEKLIFPFVELDVKYFDLGLPNRDATDDKVTIQSAQATLKYNVAIKCATITPDEDRVKEFNLKQMWKSPNGTIRNILNGTVFREPIICKNIPRLVPGWTKPICIGRHAFGDQYRATDTVIKGSGKLKLVFVPDGHYEKKEFEVFNFTGAGGVALSMYNTDESIRAFAEASMNNAYQKKWPLYLSTKNTILKNYDGRFKDIFQEVYETQWKSKFEAAGIWYEHRLIDDMVAYALKSEGGYVWACKNYDGDVQSDFLAQGFGSLGLMASVLLDWCFRCARMERLSKLKRPMGQLPAISGFIRKDMKPAQIA